From the genome of Pseudomonas bubulae:
CAGCCTGGAACGGTTGCGGGATGCCTTTGCTCTGGCGGCCCATTGGCGTGCCGAGTTTTTTCTTCAGGGTATCGAGTGCGGTGACCTGCACGCGCAGCACGTCAGCGATGGCTTCGTGGGAGTCGGCGTAGCGCTGGTTGGGGAACTTGCTCATTTGCGCGAGCATGCCGTCCGTGCTGTTCCAGCTGGCCAGAATCTCTTCGGCCAGTTGCTTCTGACGTTCGCCGATGGCAGTCAGCAGCGGGCAGTAACGGGCTTTTTGCGCATCGTCGGCCAGGTTGATATTGCTGTCGAACAGAATGTATTCGTAGGCAGACAGGCCTTGCACCACAACGCTGGACTTGGCCAGGGCCGCGGCATCGATCTGCGGCTGGGCGATCACCAGTTGTTCGACCTGACGGCCGACCAGGTTCTTTTTGTCCGGCCAGAACTGTACCTGCCACGAACGATTACCCTCGGCCAGAGGCCCGATCAGCAAAGGTTGCAGCTCGGCCCAGGCTTTTTGCGCATGCAGGAAGTCGGCGCGGGCCGTTTCCAGGGTTTCCTTGCCCTGGCAGTAGGCCAGTGCGCTGACGGCCAACTGGCGGTCAGCTTCAACCCAGCGGCTGTAGGTAGGCAGGATCACTTGTTTGGCGATGGCTGCCGAGGTGACGGCCTGCGGGTCTTGTGGCGAGCAGGCCGCCAGGGCGATGGCGGCAAGGCTGGTGAACAACAGCTTGGGTCGAAACATGTCGGGGTCCCCGATCTTGTAAAGCGTTAAAGAGAGTTCAGGAACGCCAGCAACGCGGCGCGTTGCTCGGCATTAAAGCGTAACACCTGCTGCCTGGCCGGTTCGGCCTCGCCGCCATGCCAGAGCACGGCTTCCAGCAGGTTGCGGGCACGACCATCGTGCAAAAACTGGGTGTGGCCACTTACCGCCTGGGTCAAGCCGATTCCCCACAACGGCGGCGTACGCCAGTCCTGGCCGCTGGCGGCGAATTCGCTGCGGTTATCGGCAAGGCCCGGGCCCATGTCGTGCAGCAGCAAGTCGCTGTAGGGGTGGATGACCTGATTGGCCAGCTCGGGCTCGGCGGCGTTGGCCGATGTGGTGAACGTTGGCGTATGGCATGAGTTGCAGCCGGCCTGGTAGAACAGGTTTTTCCCGGCCAGCACCTGGGGTGCGCCGACATCACGGCGGGCGGGTACGGCCAGGTTGCGAGTGTAGAACTCCACCAGGCGCAGAATGTTGTCGCTGACCTCGGGTTCGCCATCCGGGCCATTGCCGTTGGGCGCCTCGAGGCAGGCAGTTTGGGCCTTGGTGCAGTCATCGAAGGGCCTCAGGGAAGTCGTGAGCCCCATATCACCAGAAAAAGCGTGAACATTTTGTTGATTGAGGTTCGGTTGCCCGGCTTTCCAGCCAAAACGACCCAACACTGTCTTTTGTTGCGCGTCATCCCACACCCAGTTCGGGCGCCCGGCAATACCCTCACGTTTGTCGGCATTGGCCAGAATGGCTTCGTTGGGGATGGCCTCGAGCAGCCCCAGGCCGATCATCGGGGGTGCAATGCGGGCCGACATGCGGGTGTCGGGATGCATCGGGCCATAACCCAGCTGGGTAATCTGCAGGGTGGGCTTGCGCAGTTCGACTTCAGTGCCGTCCTTGAAACGCACGGTGACCGGCTCGTAATCGACCCGAACCTTGCCTTCGGGAGCTACACCGGGCACGGCCATATCCTGCAACTGGCCACCATAGACCGGCTCGGGCACGATGCCTGCTTGCTCGATCAGCGTGGCGTAAGCAGGGTCGTTGGGGATCGACAGGCGCACCAGCATCGACACCGAGTTCTTGGCGCCCGGAGCGGGAGGGTGGCCGCGACCATCCTTGATGTGGCAGTTCTGGCAGCCGTTGGTGTTGAACAACGGGCCCAGGCCATCACGGGCGGTTGTGGTGGACGGGGCTATGACCCAGGGGCTGCGAAAGAAGCTGTTGCCGACGCTGAAATCCAGGCGCCGGGTGGGCGACAAGTTGGCCGAGGGCATGGAAAACGAGTTCTGATCGGTTTTGCGCACCGTAGTAGCCCCGCCTGAGCGGGCTTCGCCGGGCTCGGGTTTGGTAAAGCGCGGGGCATTATCACAACCGCCAAGGCACAGGGCCATGAGCAGCAGAGACAGGCGAAGAGGCAACGAAGGCATCAAACGTCCAGATCAGCGAGCAAAATCGAGGGCGCAAAGTTTAGCAGGGAAGGGGAATTGAAATAAGAGGGATTAGCGTTTGCTGTGACTTGGGGCAGACAAATGACCCTGTAGAAACTCTGTTGCCGATCAAGCCCGCCTGTTGTTCGCAAATCCCTCATCCATACCGGCCGCTCGACCGCCTCGGCCGCTTTTGATCTGGCTTTTGATTTTGATCTGCTGGCCCCATCGGCAGGCCGAGTGGAGGTTCTGCGCAGTGGGTCGACCGGCATGGATGCCGGGAGAGCCGCGATGGGCCATGGATGGCCCGTGGCGGCGTGCCCACGGAGCGGGACCGGAGCGAGGGAACCTGAGCGCAGCGAAGGCCGTACGCCAGGGGCAAGCCTTTTTGGTTACTTTTTCGGCGTCTGGAAAAAGTGACTCGCTGTAAGAGCGAAACCAATATCCCAGTTAGACATGAATGCCGGATATGTACTCAAAGTTCAAGTTAGAGCCACCAAGTACATATCCATTCGATGTGCCACGGCTCTCTACGGGTTCCGCCCTCACTCCGGCACTGTTATGGGGGCACGCCGCGACGGGCCATCCATGGCCCATCGCGGTTGGCGCGGCGTCCTGCCGCGCCACCCCCATAACAGCACCTGCGTTCGGCCTTCTGTGAGGGGCATTCACGTCGCTTGGCTAATCGAGTGGCCACAGCAAAAGCAAAGGCAAAGGCAAAACCTTGTCGTAGCGAGCAGGCTCGATGTTGAAGTTCTCTTGCTCGCGCCGAAGCGGCCTACAAAAAAGGCGACCCGAAGGTCGCCTTATTGTTCATTCACTCAAACGTTGCAGATCAGAAATCGTGATCGGCGTTGTCCGGGTTCAGGTCGCTGATGCCCAGCTTGCCAGCGGCTTGCTCGATGGCACCGGTCTGCTTGACCAGGGCAGCGATGGCATCACGCACAACCTGGTTGCCCGCAGCGTTGTCAGCTGCGATCAACTGGTCGTAGTGCTCGCCCTTGTTGGCGCGGTCAACCATGACCTGGATCTTGGCTTCGGTGTCGGCCAGATCGGATTTGAGCGTGGCGTCGGTAGCCGGGTCAATGACCACCACCAGCGACGACAGGCTTGGGCCGGTCATTTTTGTGCCGTCAGCACGCACGTACTCACCCAGATACACGTTGCGAATGCCCTTGGCATCGTAGAAGTGCGAGTTGTGGGTGTTGTCGCTGAAGCAGTCCTGCTCATCTTCAGGGGAGTTGGCTTCCAGGGACACTTTCATCCGCTCGCCGGCCAGTTCGCCCAGCGACAGGCTGCCCATGCCGAACAGCATTTTGCGCAGGCCGTTTTGTACCGGCTCGGCTTCCAGCGTAGCGCGGTAGTTGTCAGCCACGTTTGGTGCCCAGTTGCCGACCATTTCGTTGAGGTCGTTGACCAGCAGTTGGGTCACGGCTTTCAGATAGGCGCGACGACGATCGTTATGACCACCGGTGGCGCCTTCGCCTTCCAGATAGTCCGAAGCAGGACGGTTGCCTGCACCCGGGCCCGTACCGTTGAGGTCCTGGCCCCACAGCAGGAATTCGATGGCGTGGTAGCCGGTGGCTACGTTGGCTTCGGAGCCGCCCAGCTCGTTGAGGCTGGCCAGGGTTTCCGGGGTGATTTCGGTTACGTCGACCTTGTCTTCACCAATCTGGATCTGGGGGTTGGCGATGATGTTGGCGTTGGCACCCGGGTTGCCCAGTGCGCCGGCGTAGTTGGCGTCAACGTAGTCGATCAGGCCTTCGTCCAGGGGCCAGGCATTCACCTGGCCTTCCCAGTCATCGATGATGGTGTTACCGAAGCGGAACACTTCGCTCTGCAGGTAAGGCACGCGAGCTTCAACCCAGGCGGCACGGGCAGCTTTGAGGGTCTCGTCGTTGGGCTTGGCCAGGAATGCATCGATGGCGGTTTGCAGTTTCTTGGCAGTGCTTTCGGCATCGCTGTACACGGCGTGAACCATGTCGGCGTAATGGGCAACGACGGCCTTGGCGGCAGCTTCGTCGACTTTTGCCGCCGTGATGTCAGTGGCAGGCGTCGCGGTACTGGTGGCGGCTGCTGGCGTAGGGGTTGCTGCGGTTTTTTCCTTGTCCTTGTCGCCACAGCCGGCGAGTGAGATAGCAATGGCCAGCAGACTGGCGGTAGCCAGAGGCATACGAATCATGGCGAAAATCCTGCTTCGAGAGGTGGGACAAGCGTGCGGCTGCACGCGAAACTGCCACATGATGCGAAAGATATGCATTTTCTGTAAAGGGCTACTGTTGGAAATATTTCTTATTTACTTCAGCTCTGCCCCGGGTCTTTCGTGAATCTCGAAATAAGGACTTACATAATGACGGCCTTGTTACGTCGGGCCTGCTTGAGATAAGCCACCAACTCCCGTGCCCCAAGGGGTTTGCTGTACAGGTAGCCCTGGCCTTCATGGCAGCCCTCGGCGATCACATAGGCTTCCTGTTCGACCGTTTCGACACCTTCGGCGATGACCTGCATGCCAAGGCTTTTACCGAGCTGGATGATGGCGCGCACGATGGTGGCATCGTCACCGTCATCGATGAGGTCCTGCACAAAGCTTTTATCAATCTTGATTTTGTCCAGCGGCAGGCTTTTGAGGTAACTCAGGGATGAATAACCGGTACCGAAATCATCAATCGCAATCAATGCACCGGAGCGTCGCAGGCTCAGCAGGTGCTGGGCGGCGGTGCTGATGTCTTTCATCAGGCTGGTTTCAGTCACTTCCAGCTCAAGGCTGCGCGGGGCCAGGCGGTGGCGTTGCAGCAGGTTGTTGACCACCCGGGGCAGGTCTATGTGGTGCAACTGCACGGTGGACAGGTTGACGGCCATGCGCAATTCACTGAAACCCAGGTCGTGCCATTCGCGCAGCTGGCCGCAGGCCTGGTCCAGCGCCCATTCGCCAATGGCAATGATGCTGCCGTTTTTCTCGGCCAGCGGAATAAACAGGTCGGGCGGCACCATGCCGTGCTCCGGATGTTGCCAGCGCAGCAGGGCTTCTACGCCGACCACGCGGTGATCGCTGTAGCGGATCTGCGGTTGATAGACCAGGTAAAGCTGGTTGCACAGCAGGGCTTCGCGCAGGTCTTTTTCCAGTTCGCGCATGCGTCGCATCTCGCGGTCGACGCTGGCGATATAAAACTGATAACGGCTGCGCGAATAGCTTTTGGCCAGGGTCATGGTCTGTTCGGCTTTTTGCAGCAACTGCTCAGTGGTATCGCCGTCTTCAGGGAACAGGGTGATGCCGATGGTGGCGCGCAGGCGGATATTTTGCTGGTCAAGGCTGAACGGCGATTCGAGGTCGTCGAGAATGCTCTGGGCCAGTTCGGCAGCCTCATAGGGCTGTTCGATATGGGCCTGAACCAGGGCAAACTGATCGCCGCCCAGACGGCCAAGCGCACCGAGGCTGCCGCTGTGGGCGCGCAAACGGTCGGCCAGGGCCTGGAGCAACTGGTCGCCGGTTTGATAACCAAACTGTTCGTTGATGCCCTTGAAGTCGTCCAGGCCCACGCACAGCACGGCGACGCGGCGTTGCAGGCGGCCTGCATCGGTGAGGATCTTGCCCAGTTGCCCCTGCAATTGCTGGCGGTTGGGCAGGCCGGTGAGAAAGTCGTACTGGGCCATGCGCAGCAACGAGCTTTCGGCTTCGTGGCGCAAACGGTTGTTGCGCTCGATCGAGGCCAGCAACTGGTTGGATGTATTGACCCACACCCCTAGCTCGTTGTGCTCGTGGCCCTTGAGCAGAGGGATCACATGTTCGCTGGGGCGATCGGGATTGATGCTGGTGAGGTGCCCGATGATTTTTGACAGCGGCTTGGTCAGCAGCCAGTGATAGACCAGATACAACACCAGCCCCATGAGCAGAGCGCGCAACAGGCCGGAAAACAGCATCACCGCCGAATCGGTCAACAGGCCCAGACCGTAAGTTGCGGTGTCGAGGGTGATGCTCAGGTCGCCGTAGTACTCGCTGTATGGGCCTTGGCCAACTAACGGAATGCGGAACCTGTGCTCCTGACCCAGTATCAGGTCGGTCACCCAGCGGCTCGATGAGCTTTGCAACTCGCGGTTTTTTTCGGCCAGCGGCGCTTCATTGGGATGGCCGATGGCAGCCTTGCGCACCGCCGGATCCTGGAACAGACCTTCGATAACCTGCATGGCCATATCGCGATCCAGGCTGTAAAGCGCCTGGGTTGAGGGGTCGCGAAACATGTCGAGGATTCGTTCGGCATCTGCCGTAACGGCTTGTCGGACTTTGTAGGCGTCGAACACGATCTGTGCGCAGCTCAGCACGCCTCCAACGACCACTGCTGAAAGCAGCACGATGCGGAGCAACTTGAGTGACAAGCTGTTTTTGAATTGCCGCTTCAAAGCGCTATTCCCTGTTCCTGCCATTAATGCCTGTGGCCTTGTATGTGAACGATTTTTTGCCAGAGTGCAAGTGACCAATGTGCAGCGCTTGTAACGGCTACTGTGTCGGTATCTTCACCTTGAACTTGAGGCGCAGCCTGAAAAATTCCCGCCGCTTTCATACTAGCTGGCCCGGATTGGATGGGCTTTTTAGCAAGCCAAAAAAAACCCGGCAATGCCGGGTTTTTTTATCTGGAGCGAGACTTAGGCAGTGAAGGGTTTGCCTTCGAACTGCTCAGCAACGAACTTCCAGTTAACGAGGTTCCAGAACGCTTCTACATACTTCGGACGCACGTTGCGGTAGTCGATGTAGTAGGCGTGTTCCCAAACGTCGCAGGTCAGCAGCGGGGTGTCGCCGCTGGTCAGCGGGTTGCCGGCGCCGATGGTGCTGGCCAGGGCCAGGGAACCGTCAGCTTTCTTCACCAGCCAGCCCCAGCCGGAGCCGAAGGTGCCGATGGAAGTCTTGCTGAATTCTTCTTTGAACTTGTCGAACGAACCGAAGGCAGCGTTGATGGCATCAGCCAGCGCGCCAGTCGGTTGGCCGCCGGCGTTTGGCGCCAGGCAGTTCCAGTAGAAGGTGTGGTTCCAGACCTGAGCGGCGTTGTTGAAGATACCGCCCGAAGAGGTTTTGACGATCTCTTCCAGGGTTTTGCCTTCGAACTCGGTGCCTGGCACCAGGTTGTTCAGGTTCACGACGTAGGTGTTGTGGTGCTTGTCGTGGTGAAACTCCAGGGTTTCTTTGGAGATGTGCGGCTGCAGGGCATCGTGTGCGTACGGCAGCGGCGGCAATTCGAAAGCCATGATGATTCTCCTAATCAGGTCAGTTGCGATGAGCGCAAGGCCGATCACGGGCGGCCAAACACGCGCCGATGAGTTTTTACTCTTTGCGGCGCAGGGTCAGGATCATAGCACCGGGGTGACGGCATAACCACGCGACAACTGTGTGGGATAGACGTTTCAGCACATGTGGGACTATTTTTTTTTGCCTGTGGGAACAGGGTTATGCTCAGCCCGAAACAATTAACTGCAGCGCCACTGCATACATCATCACCGCTACCAGCAAGTCCAGGATGCGCCAGGTGTTTGGCCGTGCCAGCCACGGTGCAAGCCAGGCAGCACCCAGCGCCAGGGTGAAAAACCACATCAGCGAAGCACTGGCCGCGCCCACCACATAAGCGCCGGGCACGCTTTGCTGGGCGCCAAGGGAACCGATCAGCAACACTGTATCAAGGTAAACGTGGGGGTTGAGCAGGGTGACGGCCAGTGCGCTGAGCATCACTGCCTTGAGCGAGCGGGCAGTCTGGCTGGCAGAATGCTCAAGGCTCGATGTGGAAAACGCCCGGCGCAGCGCCTGGGTGCCGTACCAGAGTAAGAACACCGCCCCGCCCCAGCGCGCAACACTGAGTAATAGCGGGTTTTGCGCCAGAAGGGTCGCCAGGCCAAACACCCCGGCCGCCACCAGCAGGGCATCGCACACTACGCAAAATGCCGCCACGGGCAGGTGGTGTTCACGGCGCAGGCTTTGCGCCAGCACAAAGGCATTCTGGGTGCCGATGGCCATAATCAGGCCGAACGCGACCAACAGGCCATTAAGGTAGCTTTGCCACATAAGGATTACTCGTTGTACTGCAGGCGGGGTTGCTGCTGGCTATTCTCCTGCCCTTGGATGTATAAGAAAAACCAATATTGCTGATCGCTCATTAGGAAAACTGATGTTCGACTATAAGTTGCTCTCGGCCCTGGCCGCCGTTGTGGAACAGGCCGGTTTTGAACGGGCGGCGCAGGTGCTTGGGCTGTCCCAATCGGCCATCTCCCAACGCATCAAATTGCTTGAAGCCCGTATCGGCCAGCCGGTGCTGGTACGCGCCACGCCGCCAAGCCCGACCGAAATCGGCCGGCGCCTGCTCAACCATGTACAGCAAGTGCGTTTGCTGGAGCGTGACTTGCAAAGTGCGGTGCCGGCGCTGGACGATGAAGGTTTGCCCGAGCGCCTGCGCATCGCCTTGAATGCCGACAGCCTGGCCACCTGGTGGGCGCCGGCCGTGGGGGATTTTTGCGCCGAGCAGCACCTGTTGCTGGACCTTGTGGTTGAGGATCAGACCGTTGGCCTCAAGCGCATGCGCGCCGGTGAAGTGGCTGCCTGCCTGTGTGCCAGTGAACGGCCGGTCGCCGGGGCCCGCAGTGTGCTGCTGGGCGCCATGCGTTACCGCGCTCTGGCCAGCCCGGCGTTTATCGCCCGGCATTTTCCGGGTGGCGTCAGCGCCGCGCAGTTGCCCAAGACCCCTGCGCTGGTGTTCGGCCCGGATGATTTTCTGCA
Proteins encoded in this window:
- a CDS encoding imelysin family protein codes for the protein MIRMPLATASLLAIAISLAGCGDKDKEKTAATPTPAAATSTATPATDITAAKVDEAAAKAVVAHYADMVHAVYSDAESTAKKLQTAIDAFLAKPNDETLKAARAAWVEARVPYLQSEVFRFGNTIIDDWEGQVNAWPLDEGLIDYVDANYAGALGNPGANANIIANPQIQIGEDKVDVTEITPETLASLNELGGSEANVATGYHAIEFLLWGQDLNGTGPGAGNRPASDYLEGEGATGGHNDRRRAYLKAVTQLLVNDLNEMVGNWAPNVADNYRATLEAEPVQNGLRKMLFGMGSLSLGELAGERMKVSLEANSPEDEQDCFSDNTHNSHFYDAKGIRNVYLGEYVRADGTKMTGPSLSSLVVVIDPATDATLKSDLADTEAKIQVMVDRANKGEHYDQLIAADNAAGNQVVRDAIAALVKQTGAIEQAAGKLGISDLNPDNADHDF
- a CDS encoding di-heme oxidoredictase family protein, giving the protein MPSLPLRLSLLLMALCLGGCDNAPRFTKPEPGEARSGGATTVRKTDQNSFSMPSANLSPTRRLDFSVGNSFFRSPWVIAPSTTTARDGLGPLFNTNGCQNCHIKDGRGHPPAPGAKNSVSMLVRLSIPNDPAYATLIEQAGIVPEPVYGGQLQDMAVPGVAPEGKVRVDYEPVTVRFKDGTEVELRKPTLQITQLGYGPMHPDTRMSARIAPPMIGLGLLEAIPNEAILANADKREGIAGRPNWVWDDAQQKTVLGRFGWKAGQPNLNQQNVHAFSGDMGLTTSLRPFDDCTKAQTACLEAPNGNGPDGEPEVSDNILRLVEFYTRNLAVPARRDVGAPQVLAGKNLFYQAGCNSCHTPTFTTSANAAEPELANQVIHPYSDLLLHDMGPGLADNRSEFAASGQDWRTPPLWGIGLTQAVSGHTQFLHDGRARNLLEAVLWHGGEAEPARQQVLRFNAEQRAALLAFLNSL
- a CDS encoding imelysin family protein, whose protein sequence is MFRPKLLFTSLAAIALAACSPQDPQAVTSAAIAKQVILPTYSRWVEADRQLAVSALAYCQGKETLETARADFLHAQKAWAELQPLLIGPLAEGNRSWQVQFWPDKKNLVGRQVEQLVIAQPQIDAAALAKSSVVVQGLSAYEYILFDSNINLADDAQKARYCPLLTAIGERQKQLAEEILASWNSTDGMLAQMSKFPNQRYADSHEAIADVLRVQVTALDTLKKKLGTPMGRQSKGIPQPFQADAWRSESSLKSLAASLAAAQTVWAGVDNKGLRSLLPAEQKPLADKIDAAYATSLKLFNDNQRTLNELLADDAGRAQLNAIYDSLNVVHRLHEGELAKALGIQLGFNANDGD
- a CDS encoding putative bifunctional diguanylate cyclase/phosphodiesterase, whose protein sequence is MAGTGNSALKRQFKNSLSLKLLRIVLLSAVVVGGVLSCAQIVFDAYKVRQAVTADAERILDMFRDPSTQALYSLDRDMAMQVIEGLFQDPAVRKAAIGHPNEAPLAEKNRELQSSSSRWVTDLILGQEHRFRIPLVGQGPYSEYYGDLSITLDTATYGLGLLTDSAVMLFSGLLRALLMGLVLYLVYHWLLTKPLSKIIGHLTSINPDRPSEHVIPLLKGHEHNELGVWVNTSNQLLASIERNNRLRHEAESSLLRMAQYDFLTGLPNRQQLQGQLGKILTDAGRLQRRVAVLCVGLDDFKGINEQFGYQTGDQLLQALADRLRAHSGSLGALGRLGGDQFALVQAHIEQPYEAAELAQSILDDLESPFSLDQQNIRLRATIGITLFPEDGDTTEQLLQKAEQTMTLAKSYSRSRYQFYIASVDREMRRMRELEKDLREALLCNQLYLVYQPQIRYSDHRVVGVEALLRWQHPEHGMVPPDLFIPLAEKNGSIIAIGEWALDQACGQLREWHDLGFSELRMAVNLSTVQLHHIDLPRVVNNLLQRHRLAPRSLELEVTETSLMKDISTAAQHLLSLRRSGALIAIDDFGTGYSSLSYLKSLPLDKIKIDKSFVQDLIDDGDDATIVRAIIQLGKSLGMQVIAEGVETVEQEAYVIAEGCHEGQGYLYSKPLGARELVAYLKQARRNKAVIM
- a CDS encoding superoxide dismutase is translated as MAFELPPLPYAHDALQPHISKETLEFHHDKHHNTYVVNLNNLVPGTEFEGKTLEEIVKTSSGGIFNNAAQVWNHTFYWNCLAPNAGGQPTGALADAINAAFGSFDKFKEEFSKTSIGTFGSGWGWLVKKADGSLALASTIGAGNPLTSGDTPLLTCDVWEHAYYIDYRNVRPKYVEAFWNLVNWKFVAEQFEGKPFTA
- a CDS encoding LysR family transcriptional regulator ArgP, producing the protein MFDYKLLSALAAVVEQAGFERAAQVLGLSQSAISQRIKLLEARIGQPVLVRATPPSPTEIGRRLLNHVQQVRLLERDLQSAVPALDDEGLPERLRIALNADSLATWWAPAVGDFCAEQHLLLDLVVEDQTVGLKRMRAGEVAACLCASERPVAGARSVLLGAMRYRALASPAFIARHFPGGVSAAQLPKTPALVFGPDDFLQHRYLAALGVDGGFEHHLCPSSEGFIRLTEAGLGWGLVPELQVREQLENGSLVELLPDKPIDVPLYWHHWRNGGQLLGQLTEHLSRSASAFGLITGV
- a CDS encoding LysE/ArgO family amino acid transporter is translated as MWQSYLNGLLVAFGLIMAIGTQNAFVLAQSLRREHHLPVAAFCVVCDALLVAAGVFGLATLLAQNPLLLSVARWGGAVFLLWYGTQALRRAFSTSSLEHSASQTARSLKAVMLSALAVTLLNPHVYLDTVLLIGSLGAQQSVPGAYVVGAASASLMWFFTLALGAAWLAPWLARPNTWRILDLLVAVMMYAVALQLIVSG